One window of Dysgonomonas mossii genomic DNA carries:
- the rfbB gene encoding dTDP-glucose 4,6-dehydratase — MTYLITGGAGFIGSNFVKRMLATHPEAKLVIFDALTYAGNLGTLAEELKDSRVTFVKGDICDKNITEKVFSDHQIDFVVNFAAESHVDRSIENPQLFLQVNILGTQNLLDTARKFWTIGKDENNYPIWREGVKFLQVSTDEVYGSLGEEGYFTEETPLDPRSPYSAAKTGGDLIVKAYGETYKMPINITRCSNNYGPFHFPEKLIPLIIRNILAGQQLPVYGDGSNVRDWLYVDDHCKAIDIVLHKGRVGEVYNIGGHNERKNIEIVKLVIKTIHDIMEKEPKYCDVLKKKDVAADGSIDISWINDNLISFVKDRQGHDQRYAIDPAKISNELGWLPETTFDNGIVKTIYWYLDNQTWVEEVTSGDYMKYYEQMYGNR, encoded by the coding sequence ATGACATACTTGATCACAGGCGGAGCTGGATTTATAGGCTCGAATTTTGTGAAACGCATGTTGGCGACACATCCCGAAGCAAAACTCGTTATATTTGATGCACTTACATACGCCGGAAATCTTGGAACTCTGGCTGAGGAGCTGAAAGATTCCCGCGTAACATTCGTAAAGGGAGATATCTGTGATAAAAATATTACAGAGAAAGTTTTTTCGGATCATCAGATAGACTTTGTTGTCAACTTTGCGGCAGAGAGTCATGTGGATAGAAGTATCGAGAATCCTCAATTATTTTTACAGGTGAATATTCTTGGTACTCAGAATTTGTTGGATACAGCAAGAAAGTTTTGGACTATAGGCAAAGATGAAAATAATTATCCGATTTGGCGCGAAGGGGTGAAATTTTTGCAGGTATCTACAGATGAAGTATACGGATCGTTAGGCGAAGAAGGTTACTTTACAGAAGAAACGCCTTTAGATCCGCGTTCTCCTTATAGTGCAGCAAAAACAGGTGGCGACCTGATTGTAAAAGCTTATGGCGAAACTTATAAGATGCCGATTAATATAACCCGCTGTTCGAATAATTACGGGCCATTCCATTTTCCTGAAAAGCTTATTCCTCTGATTATACGCAATATTCTGGCAGGACAGCAACTTCCGGTATATGGTGATGGTAGCAATGTGCGAGATTGGTTATACGTGGACGACCATTGTAAGGCTATCGATATTGTTCTGCACAAAGGACGTGTAGGCGAAGTGTACAATATAGGAGGGCATAACGAACGAAAAAATATCGAGATCGTTAAACTGGTAATAAAAACAATACACGATATTATGGAGAAGGAGCCTAAGTATTGTGACGTATTGAAGAAAAAAGACGTGGCTGCTGATGGAAGTATCGATATAAGTTGGATCAACGACAATCTCATCTCTTTTGTGAAAGACCGTCAGGGACATGACCAACGTTATGCTATTGATCCGGCTAAAATATCGAACGAACTGGGATGGTTGCCTGAGACGACCTTCGATAATGGTATTGTGAAAACAATATATTGGTATCTCGACAATCAAACTTGGGTTGAAGAAGTTACTTCGGGCGACTATATGAAGTATTACGAACAAATGTACGGAAACAGATAA
- a CDS encoding DUF3784 domain-containing protein has product MERLKSILADKVLDLSSGNGEEVKAKIEKIQHFRDFANALKSFMIKYPAIEDELISMVESGDFDTKVASSRVDTIIRLADTERAQAGKFTPQIVEPTSAENQLPLDENEESAVEDSYINPDDIPMEIYEGEEETLVQTEDVDFEEIESISEEVEKGYVPFEDVKSEEHVDIDGSRESEEDDILDISEEEKAAKRKQTICRVLQIVGIILAVIALIFIIKFIMTHWQTVLIVLGIVVALGILIFWLKRKR; this is encoded by the coding sequence ATGGAGCGCCTAAAATCTATATTGGCAGATAAAGTGCTTGACCTATCCTCAGGAAACGGGGAAGAAGTGAAGGCAAAAATAGAAAAGATACAACACTTTCGTGATTTCGCGAATGCTTTGAAGTCTTTTATGATCAAATATCCGGCTATAGAAGACGAGTTGATATCTATGGTTGAGAGCGGAGACTTTGACACAAAAGTGGCTTCATCACGTGTAGATACAATTATCCGTCTTGCTGATACCGAAAGGGCGCAAGCCGGTAAGTTTACACCTCAGATTGTTGAGCCGACTAGTGCAGAAAATCAATTACCGTTGGATGAAAACGAAGAGTCGGCGGTAGAAGATAGCTATATCAATCCTGATGATATTCCGATGGAGATATACGAGGGTGAAGAAGAAACGTTGGTTCAGACTGAAGATGTAGACTTTGAGGAGATCGAGTCTATTTCGGAAGAAGTTGAAAAAGGTTACGTTCCTTTTGAAGATGTGAAAAGCGAAGAGCATGTTGATATAGACGGAAGTCGTGAAAGCGAAGAGGACGACATCCTCGATATAAGCGAAGAGGAAAAGGCCGCAAAAAGAAAGCAGACAATCTGCAGAGTTTTGCAAATAGTCGGTATTATTCTTGCTGTAATAGCTTTAATATTTATCATCAAATTCATCATGACCCATTGGCAGACAGTTCTCATTGTTCTTGGAATTGTTGTCGCACTGGGTATATTAATTTTCTGGCTGAAGCGAAAGCGTTGA
- the murB gene encoding UDP-N-acetylmuramate dehydrogenase, with amino-acid sequence MDYYRQTQLKDYNSLKTEAQAKIFCKPTTIEELRKCLSDYPDEKKLIIGGGCNLFFTKDFDGLVIYPHIKGLREISDDDDEDDDVFLEVNASENWDELVAYCVERGFVGLENLSLIPGTVGAAPIQNIGAYGAEVKDVIREVVAIDMETGKIVSFSNAECEFGYRDSIFKRTNKYLIVSVVIHLKRSFVYTPKYADLNKELEEIEEPTVEDVRNAVIRVRQRKLPDERVLPNAGSFFKNPYITKEAADKILLEYPTLPVFPYKDGLVKTSAAFLIDKAGYKGKRIGDVGTYPNQPLIIVNYGTTDGNDIVSFMKEVQGAVNDKFGIELEPEVRIY; translated from the coding sequence ATGGACTATTATAGGCAAACCCAATTAAAAGATTACAATTCATTAAAAACAGAAGCTCAAGCAAAGATTTTTTGCAAGCCCACTACAATCGAAGAGCTTCGCAAGTGTTTATCTGATTACCCGGACGAAAAAAAGCTAATAATAGGTGGCGGTTGCAACCTGTTTTTTACCAAAGACTTTGATGGACTGGTGATTTATCCTCATATCAAAGGGCTTCGTGAAATATCAGACGATGATGACGAAGACGATGATGTGTTTCTGGAAGTCAATGCTTCCGAAAACTGGGATGAACTCGTCGCTTATTGTGTTGAACGTGGTTTCGTAGGGCTCGAAAATCTTTCGCTGATTCCCGGTACAGTAGGTGCAGCACCTATACAAAACATAGGCGCTTATGGGGCTGAAGTAAAAGATGTGATACGAGAAGTTGTTGCAATAGATATGGAGACAGGGAAGATTGTTTCGTTTTCGAACGCGGAATGTGAGTTCGGATATCGTGACAGTATCTTCAAAAGGACAAATAAATATTTGATAGTATCCGTTGTTATCCACCTGAAACGTTCTTTCGTGTACACCCCCAAATATGCAGACCTGAATAAAGAACTGGAGGAAATAGAAGAACCTACAGTTGAGGATGTACGCAATGCTGTTATACGTGTTCGTCAAAGAAAATTGCCGGATGAAAGGGTACTGCCAAATGCCGGAAGTTTCTTTAAGAATCCGTATATAACAAAAGAAGCTGCAGATAAGATTCTATTGGAATATCCGACTCTGCCTGTTTTTCCATATAAAGATGGGTTGGTAAAAACATCTGCCGCATTTCTTATTGACAAAGCAGGATATAAAGGAAAAAGAATAGGCGACGTGGGAACATATCCTAATCAGCCGCTTATTATAGTCAATTATGGCACAACCGATGGAAACGACATCGTCAGTTTTATGAAAGAAGTGCAGGGGGCAGTGAACGATAAATTTGGTATCGAGCTTGAACCCGAAGTTAGAATTTATTAA
- the murA gene encoding UDP-N-acetylglucosamine 1-carboxyvinyltransferase translates to MASFIIEGGCRLSGEIIPQGAKNEALQVICATLLTAEEVIIENIPDILDVNNLIRLLSDMGVETKRVAEDTWSFKAENVNIDYLQTPEFLKRSASLRGSVMIIGPLVARFGRAILPKPGGDKIGRRRLDTHFVGIQKLGAEFNYNDAEQIYNISAEKLKGTYMLLDEASVTGTANIVMAAVLAEGETTIYNAACEPYIQQLCRLLTKMGAKIDGQGSNLLRIEGVTSLGAAKHRILPDMIEIGSFIGMAAITGSEVTIKDVAYDDLGIIPDTFSRLGIQLERRGDDIYIPAQKEYTIDTFIDGSILTIADAPWPGLTPDLISVLLVVATQAKGSVLIHQKMFESRLFFVDKLIDMGAQIILCDPHRATVIGTGKRPMRATTMTSPDIRAGIALLIAAMCADGKSTIHNIEQIDRGYQNIDVRLNQLGANIMRLD, encoded by the coding sequence ATGGCATCATTTATAATAGAGGGAGGTTGTCGCTTGAGTGGAGAAATTATTCCACAAGGAGCAAAGAATGAAGCGTTACAGGTTATTTGTGCGACATTACTTACCGCAGAGGAAGTTATTATAGAAAATATTCCGGATATTCTGGATGTAAACAACCTGATACGTCTATTGAGCGACATGGGTGTCGAAACCAAAAGGGTGGCAGAAGATACCTGGTCATTCAAGGCCGAAAATGTAAATATAGACTATTTGCAAACACCGGAGTTCTTGAAGAGAAGTGCCTCTTTGCGTGGCTCGGTGATGATCATAGGGCCTCTTGTAGCTCGTTTTGGCAGGGCTATTCTGCCTAAGCCTGGAGGAGATAAAATTGGTCGTCGTCGTCTCGATACTCACTTTGTGGGGATACAAAAACTAGGAGCTGAATTTAATTACAACGACGCAGAGCAGATATATAATATATCAGCCGAAAAGCTGAAAGGTACATATATGCTTCTCGATGAGGCATCTGTTACCGGTACAGCCAATATTGTTATGGCAGCGGTATTAGCCGAAGGCGAAACTACAATCTATAATGCAGCCTGCGAACCATATATACAACAACTTTGCCGTTTGCTTACCAAGATGGGAGCCAAGATAGATGGGCAGGGATCTAACCTATTGCGTATCGAAGGTGTAACTTCTTTGGGTGCTGCAAAGCATCGTATATTGCCCGATATGATCGAGATCGGTAGTTTTATAGGTATGGCAGCTATCACAGGATCGGAAGTTACAATAAAAGATGTAGCCTACGATGATTTGGGTATCATCCCCGATACATTCAGCCGTTTGGGTATCCAATTGGAGCGCAGAGGAGATGATATATATATTCCTGCACAGAAAGAATATACTATAGATACATTTATCGACGGGTCGATTCTTACTATTGCCGATGCTCCATGGCCGGGGTTGACTCCCGACCTAATCAGTGTGCTACTTGTGGTGGCTACTCAGGCTAAGGGGAGTGTGTTGATACATCAGAAAATGTTTGAGAGCCGTTTGTTCTTTGTGGATAAACTTATCGATATGGGAGCACAGATCATACTATGCGATCCGCACCGTGCAACGGTAATTGGTACAGGAAAACGTCCTATGCGTGCCACAACGATGACTTCACCGGACATCCGTGCCGGTATAGCTTTGCTTATTGCCGCTATGTGTGCCGATGGAAAAAGTACGATACACAATATAGAGCAGATAGACCGTGGATATCAGAATATCGACGTGCGTCTTAATCAGCTGGGTGCTAATATTATGAGATTGGACTAG